A part of Candidatus Omnitrophota bacterium genomic DNA contains:
- the ftsH gene encoding ATP-dependent zinc metalloprotease FtsH, with translation MPDRNVNRNKNNRNKKKKPVKPNRTSVIWIIIGLGLLYLYSFQAASMGQGPKNLSYSQFYQLAEDGMVKSCQKTENVLRGMLIDGGGYTVNVPGQDQDLIKLLRENVEDFRIEPAKTILVSLLYSLGPVVLFITFLWFFLYRGAQQGGGKLLSFGKSRARQMVLGKERTTFRDVAGVDEAKEELKEIIEFLKDPKRFQRLGGKIPKGVLLMGYPGTGKTLLAKAVAGEANVPFFSISGSDFVEMFVGIGAARVRDLFEQAKKSTKGTGHGAIIFIDEIDAVGRQRFAGIGGGHDEREQTLNALLSEMDGFDTQAGVILIAATNRPDVLDSALLRPGRFDRRVVVDRPDIKGREEILKVHTRNIKLDKSIDLKAIARQTPGFSGADIANLTNEAAILAAREDKESVGKEDLESAIERVIAGPEKKSRVINKEEKILTAYHESGHALLALIISEANPLHKVSILPRGIALGYTMAPPLEDKHIYTKKKLMVEITVALGGRVSEKIMFDELSTGAESDLKIVTEKARMMVTRFGMSEKLGHIRFGKSRQEIFLGRDIGEEKNYSEATALAIDQEIRKIVDSCYQQAEGLLLKHKDELKLLADTLLVKEVLDGQEVARIVKINEDKQGR, from the coding sequence ATGCCTGACAGGAATGTTAACAGGAACAAAAACAACCGAAACAAAAAGAAAAAGCCGGTCAAGCCAAACAGAACCTCGGTTATTTGGATAATAATAGGCTTAGGCTTGCTCTATCTCTATAGTTTTCAGGCCGCTTCCATGGGACAAGGGCCTAAAAATCTGTCATATTCCCAATTTTATCAGTTAGCTGAAGATGGAATGGTCAAAAGCTGCCAGAAAACGGAGAATGTGCTTCGCGGAATGCTGATTGATGGAGGTGGTTATACCGTAAACGTTCCCGGCCAGGACCAGGATTTGATCAAACTCCTCAGAGAAAATGTGGAAGATTTCAGAATAGAGCCGGCTAAGACCATACTGGTAAGCTTGCTCTACTCCCTGGGCCCGGTAGTATTATTCATCACCTTTTTGTGGTTTTTCTTATATCGTGGTGCTCAGCAAGGGGGCGGCAAACTGCTTTCTTTTGGCAAATCCCGCGCCCGACAGATGGTTTTGGGCAAAGAAAGGACTACATTTAGGGATGTAGCCGGGGTAGATGAGGCAAAAGAGGAATTAAAAGAGATCATAGAATTTTTAAAAGACCCGAAAAGGTTTCAACGCCTGGGGGGTAAAATCCCCAAGGGCGTGCTTCTGATGGGTTATCCCGGCACAGGGAAGACCTTGTTAGCTAAGGCGGTGGCCGGAGAAGCCAATGTTCCTTTTTTCAGCATTTCTGGTTCTGATTTTGTCGAGATGTTTGTCGGTATCGGCGCGGCCCGGGTTAGAGACCTTTTTGAACAGGCAAAGAAATCAACTAAAGGTACAGGCCATGGCGCGATTATTTTTATTGATGAAATAGATGCAGTTGGCCGGCAGAGGTTTGCCGGTATCGGCGGCGGGCACGATGAACGGGAACAGACATTAAACGCACTGCTTTCTGAAATGGATGGGTTTGATACCCAGGCAGGCGTTATTCTTATCGCTGCCACCAATCGGCCGGATGTCCTGGATTCAGCTTTGCTTCGGCCGGGCAGGTTTGACCGGAGAGTCGTGGTGGACCGGCCGGATATAAAAGGAAGAGAGGAAATATTAAAGGTGCATACGCGGAATATAAAACTGGATAAATCAATTGATTTAAAAGCGATTGCCCGGCAAACCCCCGGTTTTTCCGGAGCAGATATAGCAAATCTTACCAATGAGGCCGCGATACTTGCTGCCCGGGAAGACAAGGAATCAGTAGGTAAGGAAGATCTGGAATCAGCCATTGAGAGGGTTATCGCCGGTCCGGAAAAAAAATCAAGGGTGATTAATAAGGAAGAAAAAATCTTAACTGCTTATCACGAATCCGGGCATGCCTTGCTTGCTTTGATTATTTCAGAGGCTAATCCTTTACATAAAGTATCGATTTTGCCTCGGGGAATAGCCCTTGGTTATACCATGGCCCCTCCTTTGGAGGATAAACACATTTACACCAAAAAGAAGTTGATGGTTGAAATTACTGTGGCTTTAGGCGGAAGGGTGAGCGAAAAAATTATGTTTGATGAATTGAGCACCGGGGCAGAATCCGACCTTAAAATAGTTACCGAAAAAGCCAGGATGATGGTAACCCGGTTTGGAATGAGCGAGAAACTCGGGCATATCAGATTTGGCAAGTCCCGGCAGGAAATATTTCTCGGCCGTGATATAGGAGAAGAAAAGAATTATAGCGAGGCAACAGCCTTGGCAATAGATCAGGAGATTCGCAAGATCGTGGATAGTTGTTATCAGCAGGCCGAAGGCTTGCTTTTAAAACACAAAGATGAACTTAAGCTTCTAGCAGACACTCTGTTAGTAAAAGAGGTTCTGGATGGTCAGGAAGTAGCCAGGATCGTAAAGATAAATGAAGACAAGCAGGGTAGGTAA
- the folP gene encoding dihydropteroate synthase produces the protein MKTSRVGKKMKARAVEIFDQLDASRQMKEIGVSSRGIELMKLKAVNRAVRLSRIDAGTGNIIKQEMLALGGEAAVEKEVITGKAGPSDCVLLGTLAQLKKLCLKLNQQPFGLDEIGKSIEDVLNNYEIKDIKLKCGRFIFDFNNKACLMGILNLTPDSFSGDGVYRQVDKAVKIAEQMAEDGADIIDVGGQSTRPGSKGIDKEEEISRVMPVIRKLVKRTKIPISIDTTKFEVAQLALDVGVSLVNDITGLRDDPHLAKIIAKYDAGIVIMHIKGRPRTMQKAPKYDSLVSEMIDWLKEGIEIAEGASIERERIIIDPGIGFGKTVEHNLEILKRLREFKSLGRPILVGTSKKSLIGNILNCPVDQRLLGTAATVAIAINNGASIVRVHDVKQMAQVVRMTEAIIKHK, from the coding sequence ATGAAGACAAGCAGGGTAGGTAAAAAAATGAAAGCAAGGGCAGTAGAAATATTTGATCAGCTTGATGCCAGCCGTCAAATGAAAGAGATTGGCGTAAGTTCCCGAGGAATCGAGTTAATGAAACTCAAGGCTGTTAACCGGGCGGTCAGGCTAAGCAGAATTGACGCAGGAACTGGCAACATCATTAAACAGGAGATGCTCGCTTTAGGAGGAGAAGCTGCTGTTGAAAAGGAGGTTATTACTGGAAAGGCCGGGCCTTCGGACTGTGTTCTTTTGGGGACGCTGGCCCAGCTTAAAAAACTTTGCTTAAAACTGAACCAGCAGCCGTTCGGGTTGGACGAGATCGGTAAATCAATAGAAGATGTTTTGAATAATTATGAAATAAAAGATATCAAGTTAAAATGTGGCAGGTTTATTTTTGACTTTAACAACAAGGCCTGTCTGATGGGGATACTCAATTTGACCCCGGATTCTTTTAGCGGGGATGGAGTGTACCGGCAGGTCGATAAGGCAGTCAAGATTGCTGAGCAAATGGCTGAGGATGGAGCTGATATTATCGATGTTGGCGGACAGTCAACAAGGCCGGGATCGAAAGGCATTGATAAAGAAGAAGAGATAAGTAGAGTGATGCCTGTTATAAGAAAGTTGGTTAAAAGAACCAAAATTCCTATTTCAATAGACACTACAAAATTCGAAGTAGCCCAGCTAGCTTTAGATGTGGGCGTTTCTCTGGTTAATGATATTACCGGTTTGCGGGATGATCCCCATCTGGCAAAGATAATCGCTAAATATGATGCCGGAATAGTAATCATGCATATTAAAGGCAGGCCGCGTACTATGCAAAAGGCCCCTAAATATGATTCTTTGGTTTCCGAGATGATCGACTGGCTTAAAGAAGGCATTGAAATAGCTGAAGGAGCATCTATAGAACGGGAAAGAATAATTATTGACCCGGGTATTGGTTTTGGAAAAACCGTTGAACATAATTTGGAGATCCTGAAGAGACTTCGAGAGTTTAAAAGCTTAGGCAGGCCAATACTGGTTGGCACTTCAAAAAAATCTTTAATCGGCAACATACTTAACTGTCCGGTCGACCAGCGTCTTTTGGGAACGGCTGCAACCGTGGCCATAGCTATAAA